In Funiculus sociatus GB2-C1, the following proteins share a genomic window:
- a CDS encoding rhodanese-like domain-containing protein translates to MDNIQNKIEDASKKVADTVESATNKVEETILKAKDALPEVTPTPPGLKPQSSVSDLKARLEWGEPALTILDVRDRDTFNNGHIMGAMPMPLEELVDRAKTSLQPTRDIYVYGESDEQTAQAASQMRSAGFQCVSELKGGFPAWKAVGGPTEGVAESTNPPGPEGYNVLSEVKNEANKPKANM, encoded by the coding sequence ATGGACAATATTCAAAATAAAATTGAAGATGCTTCAAAAAAAGTTGCAGATACTGTGGAAAGTGCTACCAACAAGGTTGAAGAAACCATTTTAAAAGCGAAAGATGCCCTACCAGAAGTTACGCCCACCCCACCGGGACTGAAACCCCAATCGAGCGTAAGCGACCTGAAAGCCCGTTTAGAATGGGGCGAGCCTGCTCTAACAATTTTAGATGTGCGCGATCGCGATACTTTTAACAACGGTCACATCATGGGAGCCATGCCCATGCCCCTAGAGGAATTGGTAGACCGCGCCAAAACAAGTCTTCAGCCCACTCGCGATATTTATGTCTATGGCGAATCTGACGAGCAAACCGCTCAAGCAGCTTCCCAAATGCGCTCTGCTGGGTTCCAGTGCGTTTCTGAACTCAAAGGCGGTTTTCCTGCATGGAAAGCAGTCGGCGGCCCTACAGAAGGTGTTGCTGAATCTACAAATCCTCCAGGGCCAGAAGGATACAATGTTCTATCTGAAGTAAAAAATGAGGCAAATAAGCCGAAAGCAAATATGTAA
- a CDS encoding RNA 2'-phosphotransferase, whose amino-acid sequence MNNSRQVKISKYLSYILRHNPGEIGLELALGGWISVDELLTACKKHRFPITRAELDEVVAQNDKKRFSYDSTGTLIRANQGHSVEINLQLEPAVPPDVLYHGTGHKSVESIIQNGLRKMSRHHVHLSPDIATAEAVGKRHGRPVVFAVDAAAMHKAGYEFYCSENGVWLVDSVSPEYLQQILKAVG is encoded by the coding sequence ATGAACAATTCACGCCAAGTTAAAATCAGCAAATATCTCAGTTATATTCTGCGGCACAATCCTGGGGAGATTGGTCTTGAACTTGCGCTTGGAGGCTGGATTTCGGTAGATGAACTTTTAACAGCCTGTAAAAAGCACAGATTTCCCATTACCCGCGCCGAATTAGATGAGGTAGTCGCACAAAATGATAAAAAACGCTTTTCTTATGACTCTACAGGTACCTTAATTCGTGCTAACCAAGGACATAGTGTAGAAATTAATTTGCAATTGGAACCCGCTGTACCTCCAGATGTGCTATACCACGGTACAGGACACAAATCAGTCGAATCAATTATACAGAATGGTCTTCGGAAAATGTCACGGCATCACGTCCATCTATCGCCGGATATTGCGACAGCAGAAGCTGTAGGTAAACGTCATGGCCGCCCAGTAGTTTTTGCGGTAGATGCTGCTGCAATGCACAAAGCAGGATATGAATTTTATTGTTCTGAGAATGGGGTTTGGCTAGTGGATAGCGTTTCACCCGAATATCTGCAACAGATATTAAAGGCTGTTGGATAA
- a CDS encoding DUF6939 family protein has protein sequence MPLFVKSRRTSRDLRQRYREAAIVDLTSRGSEPWLRFSPFYPHGGIPVPFSPGHFSMSVEGIWQGLKVFESADVDKSKLSITNMKGIKRTTRIYGKVLGHRAGLTGDKLFSYADARCVIYLPSYKWVLENCLGNQLDELKQLSAEQTVLLLDYETNCDLDDLSSPLSHAGLVKRYLEGNWHC, from the coding sequence ATGCCGCTTTTTGTAAAAAGTCGCCGCACCTCCCGCGATTTGCGTCAACGCTATAGGGAAGCCGCTATCGTTGACCTTACCTCGCGTGGTTCAGAACCTTGGCTGCGCTTCAGCCCTTTTTACCCGCATGGTGGAATTCCCGTTCCTTTTTCGCCGGGACACTTCAGCATGAGTGTAGAAGGGATTTGGCAAGGGTTGAAAGTTTTTGAGTCTGCTGACGTAGACAAGAGCAAACTCAGCATAACTAATATGAAGGGTATCAAGCGCACGACAAGAATTTATGGAAAAGTATTAGGACATCGTGCAGGGTTAACAGGAGACAAACTTTTTTCCTATGCAGACGCACGTTGTGTTATTTACCTACCTTCATATAAATGGGTGCTAGAAAATTGTCTTGGGAACCAACTTGACGAACTGAAACAACTTAGTGCAGAACAAACAGTTTTGTTATTAGATTATGAAACCAACTGCGACTTAGACGACTTATCTAGTCCTTTATCACACGCAGGTTTAGTCAAGCGATACCTGGAAGGTAACTGGCATTGTTAA
- a CDS encoding DNA cytosine methyltransferase, with translation MLDFCRRPVAVDLFAGAGGFSLGIEQAGFDVAVAVEVDPIHAATHAYNFPHTKVLCTDARKLSGKAIKEAAIQASGEIDLVIGGPPCQGFSLMGKRCLEDERNDLVFEFCRLVVELQPRYFVMENVPGIAQKEHAIYLDLINSELEAAGYYITQPVKVLKTAEFGVPQNRKRLILLGSRAGERQLEYPKPLIPNPQSLFTTVRDAIADLPNLDEFPELLTSDEVLLERRQLKKMRSLASLYAQQLMEASPDVNNFAYRRLSCGNLLTGSLRTQHSTTSIERFQKTLPGELESVSRFRRLHWDKLSHTLRAGTGSGGGRYTSPRPIHPDYHRVISVREAARLHSFPDWFRFHTTKWHGFRQIGNSVPPLLARAVGRQVIASLGIIPPKPKEPIELGNTQLLRFNPWEAARYWSVSSQGIVKLES, from the coding sequence ATGCTTGATTTCTGTCGCCGCCCAGTTGCCGTCGATTTATTTGCTGGTGCGGGGGGATTTTCCCTGGGAATTGAGCAGGCTGGGTTTGATGTGGCGGTGGCGGTTGAGGTTGACCCGATTCACGCCGCAACTCATGCTTATAACTTTCCCCACACCAAAGTTTTGTGTACAGACGCGAGGAAGTTATCAGGTAAGGCAATTAAAGAAGCGGCGATACAAGCTAGTGGGGAGATTGACTTAGTAATCGGGGGGCCACCTTGCCAAGGTTTCTCTTTGATGGGGAAGCGGTGTCTGGAAGATGAGCGCAACGACTTGGTATTTGAGTTCTGTAGATTAGTAGTAGAACTGCAACCCCGCTATTTTGTCATGGAGAATGTACCGGGGATTGCTCAGAAGGAACACGCGATTTATCTGGATTTGATTAATAGTGAGTTGGAAGCAGCGGGATACTACATCACGCAACCTGTGAAGGTGTTAAAAACGGCAGAGTTTGGAGTACCGCAGAATCGGAAACGTTTGATTTTATTGGGTTCTCGTGCTGGAGAACGCCAGCTTGAATATCCTAAACCCCTAATTCCTAATCCCCAATCTCTATTTACCACAGTCAGGGATGCGATCGCAGACTTGCCCAACCTGGATGAGTTTCCCGAACTCCTGACAAGCGATGAAGTCTTGCTTGAACGGCGACAGCTTAAAAAAATGCGCTCCCTAGCCAGCCTCTATGCACAGCAGCTAATGGAAGCTTCCCCCGACGTTAATAATTTTGCCTATCGTCGGCTAAGTTGTGGGAATCTGTTGACGGGATCTCTGCGAACCCAGCACTCTACTACCTCAATTGAGCGTTTCCAGAAAACTCTACCTGGTGAGTTGGAATCTGTAAGCAGATTTAGACGCTTGCATTGGGATAAACTTTCACATACTTTAAGAGCCGGAACTGGCTCTGGAGGCGGTCGCTACACCTCTCCCCGTCCGATTCATCCGGATTACCACAGAGTTATTTCTGTACGTGAAGCGGCGAGATTGCATTCTTTTCCAGACTGGTTTCGCTTTCACACAACAAAATGGCACGGGTTCCGACAAATTGGGAACTCCGTGCCACCATTGTTGGCAAGGGCTGTGGGTCGTCAAGTTATTGCCTCGCTGGGCATTATCCCACCCAAGCCAAAAGAGCCTATAGAATTAGGGAACACTCAACTACTCCGGTTTAATCCGTGGGAAGCTGCTCGGTATTGGTCAGTCAGTAGTCAGGGAATTGTCAAGTTGGAAAGCTGA
- a CDS encoding bis(5'-nucleosyl)-tetraphosphatase — protein MAQVYAVSDRAQHTLKSKNILNMRQVKSCGVIVMRREPRLSFLLMQHTHRYDLPKGHIEFGEDEWGCAIRELYEETGIAASDLDFDPQFRFSHSYQLRYKRYGGETVNKTVVIFLGWLKHEVNVICSEHGNFTWVEWNPPHAIQKQTIDPLLEQLNLYFMEDESRIFR, from the coding sequence GTGGCCCAAGTTTACGCTGTGAGCGATCGCGCACAGCATACTCTCAAAAGTAAAAACATCCTAAATATGCGACAAGTCAAGTCCTGCGGCGTAATCGTAATGAGAAGGGAGCCGCGTTTAAGTTTTCTGCTGATGCAGCATACCCATCGTTATGATTTGCCAAAAGGTCATATTGAATTTGGCGAGGATGAGTGGGGTTGTGCTATACGCGAACTATATGAGGAAACGGGTATTGCAGCCAGCGACTTAGATTTTGATCCGCAATTTCGCTTCAGCCATAGTTATCAACTCCGCTACAAGAGATACGGTGGTGAAACAGTTAATAAGACGGTGGTGATTTTTTTAGGATGGCTGAAACACGAAGTAAATGTAATTTGTAGCGAACACGGCAATTTTACCTGGGTGGAATGGAATCCGCCTCATGCAATTCAGAAACAAACTATCGACCCTTTGCTGGAACAGTTGAATTTGTATTTTATGGAGGATGAATCTAGAATTTTTAGGTAA
- a CDS encoding IS630 family transposase yields the protein MAKPYSDDFREKVMQAIELDGLKKSEASQLFNISRNTINLWFQRQAETGDVKPKPRQASQQKGKISDWEKFRVFVKEHGDKTQTEMAQLWEGEISQRTISRALRKIGHTRKKKTYGYCQRDEAKRAAFLVELENPKAPHLVYVDESGMDERDNYGYGYSAVGERFYDLKSGRRQGRINMIAGYRDGGLIAPFTVEGACNRTVFETWLETCLIPVLRPGEWVIVDNATFHHGGRIVQLIEAAGCRVVYLPPYSPDLNRIEKSWAWLKNRIRKLLAKSNNLRDAIEIVLKQAAS from the coding sequence ATGGCTAAACCTTACAGTGATGACTTCCGGGAAAAAGTAATGCAAGCGATTGAGTTGGACGGTCTCAAGAAAAGTGAGGCGAGCCAACTGTTCAATATCAGCCGCAATACCATTAACTTGTGGTTTCAGCGCCAAGCCGAAACGGGAGATGTTAAGCCAAAGCCAAGGCAAGCATCACAACAGAAAGGCAAAATCAGCGATTGGGAGAAGTTTCGGGTCTTCGTCAAAGAGCATGGGGATAAAACCCAAACCGAGATGGCACAGCTATGGGAGGGAGAGATCAGTCAGCGCACGATTTCGAGGGCGTTACGGAAGATTGGACACACTCGTAAAAAAAAAACGTATGGGTATTGCCAACGGGATGAAGCCAAACGGGCAGCCTTCTTAGTAGAACTGGAGAACCCGAAAGCCCCCCACTTGGTGTATGTCGATGAGTCGGGCATGGATGAACGGGATAACTACGGTTACGGATACTCAGCCGTCGGGGAACGCTTCTACGACCTCAAATCGGGTCGGCGGCAGGGACGGATTAACATGATCGCTGGATATCGGGATGGTGGATTGATTGCGCCATTTACGGTCGAGGGCGCGTGCAATCGCACCGTGTTTGAAACCTGGCTAGAGACGTGCTTGATTCCGGTTTTGCGTCCGGGGGAGTGGGTGATTGTGGATAATGCGACGTTTCATCATGGCGGTCGGATTGTCCAATTGATTGAAGCCGCAGGGTGTCGGGTGGTCTATCTGCCACCCTATTCGCCAGACCTCAATCGGATTGAAAAGTCTTGGGCATGGTTAAAAAACCGGATTCGCAAACTGTTAGCCAAATCGAATAATTTACGCGATGCGATAGAAATCGTTCTCAAGCAAGCAGCGTCCTAA
- the mutL gene encoding DNA mismatch repair endonuclease MutL, producing MSVIQPLPTEVVHLIAAGEVIDSLAAVVRELVENSLDAGATRISVSLSPEQWRVRVADNGCGMNLVDLKQAAAAHSTSKIRDCEDLWKITSLGFRGEALHSLAALAELEIYSRCAGSTEGWRVVYNSQGEAVQVETVAIAPGTVVTVANLFGNWLARRQAMPTQAQQLRIVQATIQQIAICHPHITWQIQQSDRPWFALSPGTSAKHILPQILREVRLNDLQQLSVEVPTHSESSAQREKTNPQPPIPNLKSKIDLVLGLPDRCHRRRPDWVRVGMNGRLVKSQELEQTILGALVRIVPRDRYPICFLHLRICASQIDWNRHPAKSEIYLHQLSYWQDQVKSVIEQALRLNVEAIPEKTLTQRVGKLLKASEAHSSYNASRSIQPTPTQASEIGLLPLKAIAQIHNTYIVAEHPAGVWLVEQHIAHERVLYEQLCQTWQLVPLELPAILNQLSPAQLDQLERIGLDVEPFGEQLWAVRTAPAPLRSRSDCADALLELSLGGDLEAAQVSIACRSAIRNGTTLSLLEMQTLLEQWQQTRHPRTCPHGRPIYLSLDESALARFFRRHWVIGKSHGI from the coding sequence GTGTCTGTTATTCAACCTTTACCCACAGAAGTAGTCCATTTGATAGCAGCTGGAGAGGTAATTGACTCTCTGGCTGCTGTAGTGCGGGAACTGGTGGAAAATTCTTTAGATGCTGGTGCAACGCGCATCAGTGTTTCCCTGTCGCCGGAACAATGGCGAGTGCGGGTGGCAGACAATGGCTGCGGCATGAATTTGGTAGACTTGAAACAAGCAGCAGCTGCCCATAGTACCAGTAAGATCCGCGACTGCGAAGACCTCTGGAAGATTACCAGTCTGGGGTTTCGCGGGGAAGCGTTGCACAGTTTGGCAGCTTTGGCAGAATTGGAGATTTACAGCCGTTGTGCGGGAAGCACTGAAGGTTGGCGAGTGGTTTATAACTCGCAGGGGGAAGCGGTGCAGGTGGAGACAGTTGCGATCGCTCCCGGTACAGTTGTCACCGTAGCAAATCTGTTTGGCAACTGGTTGGCGCGTCGTCAGGCAATGCCAACACAAGCACAACAGCTAAGAATAGTACAAGCTACAATTCAACAAATCGCCATTTGTCATCCCCACATCACCTGGCAAATACAACAAAGCGATCGCCCTTGGTTCGCTCTCAGCCCAGGAACCAGCGCGAAACATATTCTGCCCCAAATTCTCCGAGAAGTGCGTTTGAACGATTTACAGCAACTCTCGGTTGAAGTTCCTACTCACTCAGAAAGTAGTGCACAGAGGGAGAAAACCAATCCCCAACCCCCAATCCCCAATCTAAAATCTAAAATCGACTTGGTGCTAGGATTACCAGACAGATGCCATCGCCGTCGTCCAGACTGGGTGCGGGTGGGGATGAATGGACGCTTGGTGAAATCTCAGGAACTAGAGCAAACTATATTGGGGGCTTTGGTGCGAATTGTGCCACGCGATCGCTACCCAATTTGTTTTCTCCATCTGAGGATTTGTGCTAGTCAAATTGACTGGAACCGTCACCCCGCCAAGTCAGAAATTTATTTACACCAGCTTTCTTACTGGCAAGATCAGGTGAAATCGGTAATTGAGCAAGCCTTACGCCTCAACGTGGAGGCAATTCCTGAAAAAACCCTCACGCAACGGGTAGGAAAATTGCTCAAAGCGTCGGAAGCGCATAGTAGCTATAATGCAAGCCGTTCCATTCAACCGACACCAACTCAAGCTAGTGAAATAGGGTTATTGCCACTAAAAGCCATTGCCCAAATTCACAACACCTATATTGTGGCAGAGCATCCCGCTGGGGTGTGGTTGGTAGAGCAGCACATCGCCCACGAACGGGTTTTATACGAGCAATTGTGCCAAACTTGGCAACTCGTACCCCTAGAACTACCAGCGATTTTAAATCAACTTTCACCCGCTCAGCTCGATCAACTTGAACGCATCGGTTTAGATGTAGAACCTTTTGGCGAACAACTTTGGGCGGTACGCACCGCACCCGCACCGTTGCGATCGCGCTCAGATTGTGCAGATGCTCTCTTGGAACTCAGTCTGGGAGGGGATTTGGAAGCTGCACAAGTGAGCATAGCCTGCCGTAGTGCTATCCGCAACGGTACGACTCTCAGCTTGCTTGAGATGCAAACCCTGTTAGAACAATGGCAGCAAACACGCCATCCTCGCACCTGTCCCCACGGGCGACCAATTTATTTATCACTAGATGAATCAGCCCTCGCCCGTTTCTTCCGCCGTCATTGGGTAATTGGCAAAAGTCACGGTATTTAG
- a CDS encoding cation:proton antiporter, which produces MFVANRAIANCMLQALFPPVDIYILDLLVIGLLLLMVTLGSGWIARLPLSYAIIYLIVGILLGPYGTKLVQIRPDAEFLERLAEFVVIVSVFSCGLKMNRPLNLWSWNITARLIGLLMPISIFAIAGVGHWLLGIPWGPAILLGGILAPTDPVLASEVQMENMDDRDELRFGLTSEGGLNDALAFPFVYFGIHSLKDNNWENWFKEWVVVDLLWAIAAAIVMGIVVAKSVGWIDKRLQKFRPVDNLMEDFVALSTILLTYSFTEVVNGYGFLAVFVAGVVVQRTYEDSEKQKSRFEFTEQIEKLLEVATILILGTILRYAPMRDYAGQGILVAVLLLFAIRPLGIWISLLGRNFGPATSSLFGWFGIRGVGSLYYLSYAFGEGLKDTLGEQIAWITYIVIVISVLLHGISATPLMNWYERKIKKVENNEEVEANS; this is translated from the coding sequence ATGTTTGTTGCCAATCGTGCGATCGCTAACTGTATGCTCCAAGCGCTTTTCCCTCCTGTAGATATATATATTCTTGACCTGCTGGTTATTGGTCTACTCCTGCTTATGGTGACGTTGGGTTCGGGCTGGATTGCCCGTTTACCTCTCTCCTATGCCATCATTTACCTGATTGTAGGTATTTTGTTGGGGCCATACGGGACTAAGTTGGTTCAGATCCGACCAGATGCCGAGTTTCTGGAACGACTGGCGGAATTTGTGGTGATTGTCTCAGTATTTAGCTGCGGGCTGAAGATGAATCGTCCGCTGAATTTGTGGTCTTGGAATATCACGGCGCGGCTGATTGGGTTGCTGATGCCGATTTCAATTTTTGCGATCGCTGGGGTCGGTCATTGGCTGTTAGGAATTCCCTGGGGGCCTGCTATTTTATTGGGAGGAATTCTCGCCCCCACAGATCCAGTATTAGCCTCAGAAGTCCAGATGGAAAATATGGACGATCGGGATGAGCTGCGCTTTGGTTTGACTTCTGAAGGCGGGTTGAATGATGCCTTAGCTTTTCCCTTTGTTTATTTCGGCATTCACTCCTTAAAAGATAACAACTGGGAAAATTGGTTTAAAGAGTGGGTAGTTGTTGATTTACTTTGGGCGATCGCCGCCGCCATCGTGATGGGAATTGTTGTAGCAAAAAGCGTTGGCTGGATTGACAAGCGACTGCAAAAATTCCGCCCTGTCGATAACTTGATGGAAGATTTCGTGGCGCTGAGTACAATTTTGCTGACCTATTCCTTCACAGAAGTTGTTAACGGTTATGGCTTTCTCGCGGTTTTTGTTGCTGGAGTGGTGGTTCAGCGCACTTACGAAGATTCAGAAAAGCAAAAATCTCGATTTGAATTTACCGAGCAAATTGAAAAACTGCTGGAGGTAGCAACAATTTTGATATTGGGGACAATACTAAGATATGCACCAATGCGCGACTACGCGGGTCAAGGAATCTTAGTGGCAGTATTGTTATTATTTGCAATTCGTCCTTTGGGAATTTGGATTAGCTTGCTCGGACGTAACTTTGGCCCTGCAACCAGCTCGCTATTTGGGTGGTTTGGCATTCGCGGTGTCGGCTCTTTGTATTATCTTTCCTATGCCTTTGGCGAAGGATTAAAAGACACTTTGGGCGAACAAATAGCCTGGATTACTTACATTGTTATCGTGATTTCTGTACTTCTACATGGGATTAGCGCAACTCCTTTGATGAACTGGTATGAGCGGAAAATCAAGAAAGTAGAGAATAATGAGGAGGTAGAAGCTAACAGTTAA
- a CDS encoding NYN domain-containing protein — protein MGIYNLSTPIPPIQFQKAMVFIDGTNLFYRLEAAKLSLNQNLAEIFTHFTDSRQIVRVYLYTIEQHLKKAKDFHGSHITEGIRIVYGEGIPTKDGNIKEKGVDALLVADIVYHAAVKNYDYALVVSTDTDFVKALQRIEDFGCRTGVLAVCGDLPDRLREACDEPKILTKETMLEKNWAMIRE, from the coding sequence ATGGGAATTTACAATCTTTCGACTCCTATTCCACCTATACAGTTTCAAAAGGCTATGGTGTTTATTGACGGTACAAACCTCTTTTACCGTTTAGAAGCTGCTAAATTGAGCTTAAATCAAAACCTTGCAGAAATCTTTACTCATTTTACAGATAGTCGCCAAATTGTTCGGGTCTATCTCTATACCATTGAACAACACCTGAAAAAAGCTAAGGATTTTCACGGTTCCCATATTACCGAGGGGATACGAATAGTTTATGGTGAAGGGATTCCAACTAAGGATGGCAATATCAAAGAAAAAGGAGTTGATGCTTTACTGGTAGCAGATATCGTTTATCATGCAGCGGTTAAAAATTATGATTACGCCCTAGTAGTTAGTACAGACACTGATTTTGTCAAAGCTTTACAGCGGATTGAAGACTTTGGTTGCAGAACAGGAGTGTTAGCCGTGTGCGGCGATTTGCCCGATAGACTGCGCGAGGCTTGTGATGAACCTAAAATCCTAACTAAAGAAACAATGCTTGAAAAAAATTGGGCAATGATTAGAGAGTAA
- a CDS encoding AAA family ATPase: MGSGYFGNQEDNSTPKNPQAKGLLGAGWRPLNRQLDWGFLWHLLFNDSKELTQKGLDLASDIADAMGRNEYTWWANILNVFSENTRYEVDEFWNYITPEPPTPDYRYKDVLWVDAPVIQFVSRNSIPIDYVLNRLQEITIFKILDLVDRPDMITQYYLDRHFYYPVDRFVNWERLDIINTVYAFWSKQQVWLEIENLDRGRRRYTLMAKELAPLINKATYNLAVMLSGYQSRVGQIHSQFPIRSFPEDIQGFTDTVQQAILDQNQLAVLVNGDPGTGKTAWTQAVAKEILAPLGYVIFILDHDAVENFVPPSYLERICIIINEADNLAKNRALDAAQNNNKTEHILSLLDGTLYQSVIDESGIQAKQKLVILMTCNTTERLDPAVLRKGRVDLTHEFIHRFV, encoded by the coding sequence ATGGGCTCAGGATATTTTGGAAATCAAGAAGACAATTCTACACCCAAAAACCCGCAAGCGAAAGGTTTATTGGGCGCTGGATGGCGACCATTAAACCGACAGCTTGACTGGGGGTTTCTGTGGCATCTTTTGTTTAACGACTCTAAGGAGCTAACACAAAAAGGTTTGGACTTAGCCAGCGATATTGCTGATGCTATGGGACGCAACGAATATACCTGGTGGGCAAATATATTAAATGTCTTTTCTGAGAATACGCGATACGAAGTGGATGAGTTTTGGAACTACATCACTCCGGAACCTCCTACCCCAGATTATCGGTATAAAGATGTTTTATGGGTTGATGCACCTGTCATCCAATTCGTAAGCCGCAATAGTATTCCCATTGATTACGTTTTGAACCGACTACAGGAGATTACTATTTTCAAAATTCTGGATTTAGTGGATCGTCCGGATATGATTACCCAATATTATCTAGACAGACATTTTTATTATCCTGTAGATCGGTTTGTTAATTGGGAACGCCTCGACATTATTAACACAGTTTATGCTTTCTGGTCTAAGCAACAAGTTTGGCTAGAAATCGAAAACTTAGACAGGGGACGGCGACGCTATACCTTGATGGCTAAAGAACTAGCGCCACTGATTAATAAAGCAACTTATAATTTGGCGGTGATGCTGAGTGGCTACCAAAGCCGCGTGGGACAGATTCACAGTCAGTTTCCAATTCGGTCTTTTCCAGAGGATATTCAAGGCTTTACTGATACAGTACAGCAGGCGATTCTCGACCAAAATCAGTTGGCTGTGTTAGTAAATGGAGATCCTGGTACGGGTAAAACTGCTTGGACGCAAGCTGTAGCTAAGGAAATTCTCGCGCCTCTAGGATATGTCATTTTTATTCTGGATCACGACGCGGTTGAGAATTTTGTTCCACCAAGTTACTTGGAGCGAATTTGTATCATTATCAATGAAGCTGACAATTTAGCTAAAAATAGAGCCTTAGATGCTGCTCAGAATAATAATAAAACTGAGCATATTTTGAGTTTGCTGGATGGAACTTTGTATCAAAGTGTAATTGATGAATCTGGTATTCAGGCTAAACAAAAGCTGGTGATTTTGATGACTTGCAACACGACGGAAAGATTAGATCCCGCCGTTTTACGCAAGGGAAGGGTTGATTTAACTCATGAATTTATTCACAGATTTGTGTAA